The nucleotide sequence GACCTCGCCGCCTGCGTGCAGCGCGCCGCTCGCCAGCGCACCCATCAGCCCGAGCCGCCCACCGCCGTAGACCACCCCGACCCCGCGCGCAGCCAGGGTCGCTCCGACCTCGCGGGCCAGCTCGATGTAGCGCGAGTCTTCCGGCGTGGCGGAGCCGCAATAGACGGCGAGGCGGTTCACTGGGCCAGATCCTCCAGCATCAGCCCGGCAGTCGCCTTGGCGCTGCCGACCACTCCGGGAATGCCTGCCCCGGGGTGCGTTCCTGCGCCGACAAGGTAGAAATTCCCGATCACGTCGTCCCTGTTGTGCCCGCGGAACCAAGCGCTCTGGGTGAGGATCGGTTCCAGCGAGAAGGCGCTGCCGACATGGGCGTGCAGGTCGTGGGCGAAGTCGCTTGGGGCGTAGTGGAACTTGGTGACGATGCGATCGTGGATGTCGGGGATCAGGCGCCGCCCGACCTCGTCGAGGATGCGCTTTTCGAGCTTCGGCCCGACCTCGTTCCAGTCGATCGTCAGCTTGCCCATATGCGCCACCGGGATGAGCGCGTAGAACGTGCTCTTCCCCTGCGGCGCCATGCTCGGATCGGTCACCGTGGGGTGATGGAGGTAGATCGAGAAGTCCTGCGGCAGAACGCCGCGGTCGTAGATGTCCTCGAGCAGCCCTTTGTAACGCGGGCCGAACAGGATCATGTGGTGCGGGATGCCCGGCCAGGTGCCCTCGATCCCGAAATGGACCACGAACAGGCTCGGGCTGAAGCGTTTCTTCGCCAGCGACCGGCCCATCTCGTCGCCGCGCTTGGTGCCGCCGAGCAGGTCGCGGTAGGAATGGACGATGTCGGCATTGCTGGCGGCGGCGTGAAACGCCTCGCGCCAGCCGCTCTCGGTCTGCACTTCGGACGCGCGGTTGCCGATGGTGTGGACGCGGACCACTGGGTCGCCGAGGCGGATCGTGCCGCCCAGCCGCTCGAACAGGCGGACCATGCCGGCGACGAGCCGGTTTGTCCCGCCGCGCGCCCACCAGACCCCGCCGTCCTTTTCCAGCTTGTGGATCAGCGCGTAGATCGCGCTGGTGGTCATCGGGCTGCCGCCGACCAGCAGCGTGTGGAAGCTCAACGCTTCGCGCAGCTTCTCGTTGCGCACGTACTTGGAGACCACGGAATAGACGCTGCGCCAGGCCTGGTGCTTGGCCAGCGCCGGGGCCGCCTTGAGCATCGACTTGAAGTCGAGGAACGGCACCGTGCCGAGCTTGACGTAACCTTCCTCGTAGACCGCTGCGGAATATTCGAGGAACGCGTCGTAGCCGGCGATGTCGGCGGGATCGAGCTTGCCGATCTCGCCGCGCAGCAGCTTGTCGTCGTTCGAATAGTCGAAATTCGTGCCGTCGGGCCAGTTGAGGCGGTAGAACGGCATGACCTTCATCAGTTCGACATCGTCGCGGATGTCGCTGCCCGACAGGTTCCACAGTTCCTCGAGGCAGGCCGGGTCGGTAATGACCGTCGGCCCGGCGTCGAAGGTAAAGCCCTCGCGCTGCCAGTGGTAGGCGCGGCCGCCGGGCTTGTCGCGCCCCTCGACGATCGTCGTCTGCACCCCCGCCGATTGCAGGCGGATGGCAAGCGCGAGGCCGCCGAATCCGCTGCCGATTACGCAGGCGCGCTTGCTCTCAACGGTCATTCGGTCGGTTCCAGGGTTGGGCGCGAGGTGGTGAGTGCGGCAAACGCGCGCGAGATCGGGACAGGGGGACGACCGCACACGACGCGGCGGCGATCGGCGCGGGTCGAGCGGGCGGCGTAGAAGCGTTCCACCAGCCCTTCGTCGAGGCTGTAGAATCGCGCGAAAACCCGCCAACGTTCATGGCTGCGGGCGGCGCCGAACAGCATCGAACCGAGCCGGCGGTAGAATTTCGTTTCGCTCCAGTGCTTGCGGGCCCGCGCGCCGAGCATGGCAGACAGTCGCTCGCCGGTCAGGTCTCCAGCTCGGGCAATGGCGTTCGCCGTCGCCGCGGCGAAGGGCAGGGTGTAGCTGGTCAGCGGATGGAGGAACCCGGCACCCGCTCCCGCGCGAGCGACCCCCGCGGTGCGTTCTTCGGCCTGCCAGCGGGCAAAACTGCCGCCGGTCACCACCGGCAGAACGCCGGTTTCGGAACCGAGGTCTTCGCCGCGCCAGCCGTTGTCCTCGCAGTAGCTGTCGATGCGGTCCGAAAGCAGGCTGCGGTCGAGCTGCGGCCGATCCTGGTAGTACGTGTCTTCGACGAACAGCTCGTCGGCGCCGAGCGGGAGGACATAGACGAACCGGTAACCGTCCTCCTGACCGACCCTGGCATCCATGATCATGGGCCGCGCCACCTGGTGCGGCCGCTCGGTACGCAGGTGACGGCCGAGAAAGACCTGCCAGCCGCCCGAAAGGTGACGTGTCGGGGCGAAACCGCGGCAGTCGATCACCGCACGCGCGCCGACCCAGCCGCCGTCCTCGAGGAACACGCCGTCGGCGAGCAGGATTTTGGCCTTGCGCTTGGTCATGATCGCCCCCGGAGCCAACTCGCGCTGGAGCGCCGCGGCGAAATCCTCGCTCGATAGCGAGTTGTAGGCGGTGCCGAGATGGCGGACCCTGCCCGGGAATGCCACGTCATAGCCGTCGCCCCAGCGCGTCGTGCGGAACGCCCCCAACAGTTGCCGGCCCGCCTCGTCGAGGTCGCTTTCGAACCAGCTCCAGCGGTGGTTGCCGCCCGGCGCCGCGCCGCTTTCGATGAGGCGGACGGAAACCTCCGGACGGGCCCGGCGCAGAGCCAGTGCGATGAGGCCTCCGGCGAGACCCCCGCCGACAATCGCAATGTCGCATGTACGTCCGGGCATTGCAGTCGCCTTAGCCTATGGGGATTGCATGGCAACTGCCGTGCTTGCACAAGCCGGCGATGAACCGACTGCTTCCCGACCGCCGCGGCCTCTTCGCGACCCTGGCGCTGATCGTGATCGCCGCCGCCGTCCTGCTGGCAATGGGCCGCAACCCGATCTGCGAATGCGGCTACGTCAAGCTGTGGCACGGCGTGGTGCAGTCGTCGGAGAATTCGCAGCATGTCACCGATTGGTATTCGCCGAGCCACTTCACTCACGGGCTGATCATGTACTTCGTCGCGTGGCTGCTGTGGTCGAGGCTCAGGCTGTTCGGCGGACGCCCGGCGCGTTGGGCGCTGCCGATCGCGGTCGCGGTCGAGGCGGCATGGGAGATCGCCGAAAACACGCCGATGGTCATCGACCGCTACCGCGCGGTGACGGTCAGCTTCGGCTATTCGGGAGACAGCGTGGTCAATTCGCTCAGCGACATCGGCTGGATGACGATCGGCTTCCTCGTCGCCGCGCGAATCCCGGTGAAATTCAGCGTGGCGCTGGCGGTGTTTCTCGAACTTCTCACGCTCTACACCATCCGCGACAACCTGACGCTCAACGTGGTGATGCTGTTCTGGCCGATCGAGGCGATCCGCCAGTGGCAGGCGGGTTAGACAACCGGTTGCGCTTGTAACCGCCCGCTGCGCGCTCTAGCGCACCGCAATGCCGACATCCCGGAGACACCCTTGAAGCCCTTCCTCTCCGTCGCCCTCCTTGCCGCCGCTGCTTGCTCGCTCGGCGGCTGCGCCACGACCGCACAGGGCGATACGGCACAAGGCACCGCGACCAGCCCGCACCAGCGCCTGTTCGCCGCCTTCACGGCGGCCGACGAGGCCGACCTCAAGCTCAATCCCCTCGACGCGCTGAGCCGCGGCGACATGCGCTATGCCGAGCATTTCGGCGACTACGATTCGGATTCCTACTACGCGGCTGAAAAGCGCCAGGCGCAGGCCAACCTGGCAGCGCTGCGCGGGATCGACCGCGCCGCGCTCTCGCCGACCGACCGCATCGCCTACGACGTCTTCGCCTGGAACCAGCGCAACGCGCTCGCCGGTCTCGCCGACGATATCCTGCCGTTCACCCAGGTCCGCCCGGTCAACCACTACGCCAGCTGGCAGGTCTACTACCCGACCATCGCCAGCGGGCAGGGCAGCGCCCCGTTCGAGACGCTCGCGGACTACGAGAACAATCTCAAGCGCCACGCCGAATACGTAGCCTGGATCGATCGCGCGATCGCCCGGATGCGCGAGGGACTGGCGAGCGGCGTGGTCGAGAGCCGGATGACCATCGACCGCACCATCGAACAGCTCGATGCGCAGCTGGCCGCGCCGATCGAGGATTCGCCGTTCTATGGCCCGGTGAAGCAGTTTCCCGAGGGTTTCAGCGCCGCCGACAAGGCCCGCCTGACGGCGGCGTACCGGCGCAGGGTGGGCGATATCCTGGCCGCCTATCGCCGCCTCGATACCTTCCTCAAGGACGAATACGCGCCGCGCGCCCGCAAGGACCCGGGCCTGTGGGCTATGAAAGGCGGCGACAAGGTCTACCGCCAGTTGATCGAGCGCTACACCACGCTCCCGCTCGATCCCGAGCAGGTTCACCAGACCGGCCTCAGCGAAGTCGCGCGGATTCTCGATGCGATGCGCGAAACGCAGAAGGAACTCGGCTTCGAGGGCACGCTGCAGGACTACTTCACCTGGCTGCGCACCGATCCGCGCTTCAAGCGCAAGACCGTGCAGGAGAAGATCGACGCCTTCAACCGCATCTCCAGGATGGTCGAAGCCAAGGCGCCCGAATACTTCGCGCAGCTCCCCAAGCTGCCGCTCGAAGTTCGTCCGGTCGAAGCGTTCCGCGAGAAATACGCCGCCGAAGCTTCCTACAACGAAGGCTCGCCGGACGGTTCGCGCCCGGGAATCTTCTACTACAGCACCTACGATCTGCCGGCGCGCACCACGCCGAACGAAGTGACGCTCTACATGCACGAGGCAGAGCCCGGGCACCATTTCCAGATCAGCATGGCGATGGAGAACGAGAGTCTGCCCAATTTCATGCGCTTCGGCGGCAACACCGCCTATGTCGAAGGCTGGGCGCTCTATGCCGAGACGCTCGGCTACGACATGGGCTTCTACGACGACCCGGCCTCGCGCTTCGGCACGCTCAACGACGAGATGCTGCGCGCCATGCGGCTGGTCGTCGATACCGGAATTCATGCCAAGGGCTGGAGCCGCGAGCAGGCGATCCAGTACATGACCGACAATTCGGCGCTGGGCCTCGAGGACATTCGCGCCGAGGTCGAGCGCTATATCGCGATGCCGGGACAGGCGCTGGCCTACAAGACCGGGGCGATGACCATCCAGCGGCTGCGGGCCAAGGCGGAAAAGGAACTCGGCGACAAGTTCGACATCCGCGAATTCCACGCCCAGGTGCTGAACACCGGCGCGCTGCCGCTGCCGGTCCTCGAAGCGAAGATCGACGCCTGGATCGCCGCGAGCAAGGCCTGATCCGCCGCGGCGGATTCGCCGTCTCAGCTCCGCAGGATCATGCCCCGGT is from Croceibacterium aestuarii and encodes:
- a CDS encoding phytoene desaturase, with the translated sequence MTVESKRACVIGSGFGGLALAIRLQSAGVQTTIVEGRDKPGGRAYHWQREGFTFDAGPTVITDPACLEELWNLSGSDIRDDVELMKVMPFYRLNWPDGTNFDYSNDDKLLRGEIGKLDPADIAGYDAFLEYSAAVYEEGYVKLGTVPFLDFKSMLKAAPALAKHQAWRSVYSVVSKYVRNEKLREALSFHTLLVGGSPMTTSAIYALIHKLEKDGGVWWARGGTNRLVAGMVRLFERLGGTIRLGDPVVRVHTIGNRASEVQTESGWREAFHAAASNADIVHSYRDLLGGTKRGDEMGRSLAKKRFSPSLFVVHFGIEGTWPGIPHHMILFGPRYKGLLEDIYDRGVLPQDFSIYLHHPTVTDPSMAPQGKSTFYALIPVAHMGKLTIDWNEVGPKLEKRILDEVGRRLIPDIHDRIVTKFHYAPSDFAHDLHAHVGSAFSLEPILTQSAWFRGHNRDDVIGNFYLVGAGTHPGAGIPGVVGSAKATAGLMLEDLAQ
- the crtY gene encoding lycopene beta-cyclase CrtY, with the translated sequence MPGRTCDIAIVGGGLAGGLIALALRRARPEVSVRLIESGAAPGGNHRWSWFESDLDEAGRQLLGAFRTTRWGDGYDVAFPGRVRHLGTAYNSLSSEDFAAALQRELAPGAIMTKRKAKILLADGVFLEDGGWVGARAVIDCRGFAPTRHLSGGWQVFLGRHLRTERPHQVARPMIMDARVGQEDGYRFVYVLPLGADELFVEDTYYQDRPQLDRSLLSDRIDSYCEDNGWRGEDLGSETGVLPVVTGGSFARWQAEERTAGVARAGAGAGFLHPLTSYTLPFAAATANAIARAGDLTGERLSAMLGARARKHWSETKFYRRLGSMLFGAARSHERWRVFARFYSLDEGLVERFYAARSTRADRRRVVCGRPPVPISRAFAALTTSRPTLEPTE
- a CDS encoding DUF2585 domain-containing protein encodes the protein MNRLLPDRRGLFATLALIVIAAAVLLAMGRNPICECGYVKLWHGVVQSSENSQHVTDWYSPSHFTHGLIMYFVAWLLWSRLRLFGGRPARWALPIAVAVEAAWEIAENTPMVIDRYRAVTVSFGYSGDSVVNSLSDIGWMTIGFLVAARIPVKFSVALAVFLELLTLYTIRDNLTLNVVMLFWPIEAIRQWQAG
- a CDS encoding DUF885 domain-containing protein encodes the protein MKPFLSVALLAAAACSLGGCATTAQGDTAQGTATSPHQRLFAAFTAADEADLKLNPLDALSRGDMRYAEHFGDYDSDSYYAAEKRQAQANLAALRGIDRAALSPTDRIAYDVFAWNQRNALAGLADDILPFTQVRPVNHYASWQVYYPTIASGQGSAPFETLADYENNLKRHAEYVAWIDRAIARMREGLASGVVESRMTIDRTIEQLDAQLAAPIEDSPFYGPVKQFPEGFSAADKARLTAAYRRRVGDILAAYRRLDTFLKDEYAPRARKDPGLWAMKGGDKVYRQLIERYTTLPLDPEQVHQTGLSEVARILDAMRETQKELGFEGTLQDYFTWLRTDPRFKRKTVQEKIDAFNRISRMVEAKAPEYFAQLPKLPLEVRPVEAFREKYAAEASYNEGSPDGSRPGIFYYSTYDLPARTTPNEVTLYMHEAEPGHHFQISMAMENESLPNFMRFGGNTAYVEGWALYAETLGYDMGFYDDPASRFGTLNDEMLRAMRLVVDTGIHAKGWSREQAIQYMTDNSALGLEDIRAEVERYIAMPGQALAYKTGAMTIQRLRAKAEKELGDKFDIREFHAQVLNTGALPLPVLEAKIDAWIAASKA